The following proteins are encoded in a genomic region of Pseudodesulfovibrio mercurii:
- a CDS encoding nitroreductase family protein, translating to MDTLEALRTRRSVRKFEDRPVPEEMVRQILEAAMMAPSAGNGQPWQFIVVNERARLDAMVNLHPYVQMVLQAQVGIIVCGDLSKEKYPGYWVQDCAAAMENLLLAVHALGLGAVWTGIYPKEDRITGYRAMFNIPDHVMPLGFAPIGWPAQRPKSESRFNADRIHYNTY from the coding sequence ATGGATACCCTGGAAGCCCTGCGCACCCGGCGCAGCGTCCGAAAATTCGAAGACAGGCCCGTGCCCGAGGAGATGGTCCGCCAGATCCTGGAAGCGGCCATGATGGCCCCCAGCGCGGGCAACGGCCAGCCCTGGCAGTTCATCGTGGTCAACGAGCGGGCCCGGCTCGACGCCATGGTCAACCTGCACCCCTACGTCCAGATGGTCCTGCAGGCCCAGGTGGGCATCATCGTCTGCGGCGACCTGAGCAAGGAGAAATATCCGGGCTACTGGGTCCAGGATTGCGCCGCGGCCATGGAAAACCTGCTCCTGGCCGTGCACGCCCTGGGCCTGGGCGCGGTCTGGACCGGCATCTATCCCAAGGAAGACCGCATAACCGGGTACCGGGCCATGTTCAACATTCCGGACCACGTCATGCCGCTCGGCTTCGCCCCCATCGGGTGGCCCGCCCAGCGACCCAAATCCGAAAGCCGCTTCAACGCGGACCGCATCCACTACAACACCTACTAG
- a CDS encoding flavodoxin family protein: protein MKVVAFNGSARKGGNTADMIKRALAKLEAQGIETEMIELAGKKMHGCIACYKCAENKDRRCAVKNDFLNECIEAMDAADGILLASPTYFATITTEMSALIDRAGMVGLVNGSMFARKVGAAIVAARRGGAMQTFNTINSFFFIQQMVVPGSRYWNMGFGREKGDVLKDEEGMLTMDILGENMAWLMHKLND from the coding sequence ATGAAAGTCGTCGCATTCAACGGCTCCGCGCGCAAGGGCGGCAACACCGCCGACATGATCAAACGCGCCCTCGCCAAACTCGAGGCCCAAGGCATCGAGACCGAAATGATCGAACTGGCGGGCAAGAAGATGCACGGCTGCATCGCCTGCTACAAGTGCGCGGAAAACAAGGACCGCCGCTGCGCCGTCAAGAACGACTTCCTGAACGAGTGCATCGAGGCCATGGACGCGGCCGACGGCATCCTGCTCGCCTCGCCCACCTACTTCGCGACCATCACCACCGAAATGAGCGCGCTCATCGACCGCGCCGGCATGGTCGGCCTGGTCAACGGCTCCATGTTCGCCCGCAAGGTCGGCGCGGCCATCGTCGCCGCCCGCCGGGGCGGGGCCATGCAGACCTTCAACACCATCAACTCCTTCTTCTTCATCCAGCAGATGGTCGTGCCCGGCTCCCGCTACTGGAACATGGGCTTCGGCCGCGAAAAGGGCGATGTCCTCAAGGACGAGGAAGGCATGCTGACCATGGACATCCTCGGCGAGAACATGGCCTGGCTCATGCACAAGCTGAACGACTAA